TAACAGAAACTAACTATGAAGACATTTTCgtctagtgggccctaccatgtacCTGAAACAGCGGAATGAGGGTTTTTAAAGTTGAATGTGGACTTCTCGCTTTTACTTTTAGCTGTCGGTCTACAGATCTGGGTTAGGATGATATGATGGGTCAGTCGGATATATTGGGTTGTGGGCCAATCATAGTCAGGTCCCCTTGGTGAATGGTTAAGATACTCTATTCCAACTTTTTTGGATACCATGAATTGGATTTTCTTTCTATGAACAAAAAATTCTGACTTTAGACAAAGCTCTACAAGTAACACAAAGGAGGTATTAAAAAGGATGATCATCCAACCGTGCAAGTGGTGTTGGTTCATCAGTCTAGGTCCCTCACCAAATGCCTGACCATGATGTTCCCATTGGTTGTCTAGAGTAACCGCTCATTTGGCTGGTCTCAAATGAGCAATGGGTCATTGTATCAGCTTAAAAATTATTGGTTGGATGGCAACGATTTTCTCATTAGAGTACTTTTTATTTCCAGTTATTGCCCATCTATAAAAGTGGGCTTACAATTTAGACGGTACTGATTGGGCTGAACATATTCCCACCACATGTACTGTTGGCAAGATCATGACTGGAGAGAGCATTGCGAATCCATCCTAAGGAGGTCATCAGCTTGTTATGACACACTTGCTACGGCGAAGTCTACTCCCGACCCCTAAAATTCAATCTTAGAATCTGTCTGTTTTGTAGCCTCTACGGTATCTTCATTTTGGGTGGCCTCCACCCTTCTCTATGTGAATCTTCCACTTTTCCACATTGAAACATTAgcctctttctttatttccaatCATGGACTATCTATTGGACGCTTGGGATTGACCCAGTTCATGAATTTCTCATTCCGTGGCCAATCTCTGGTGGACCGCCTGGAAAATCATCACAACGGGCAATTGTATTTGGTGGAGATCGGAGCGACTACAATATTGTATTGTGGTGTTGTATGAGTTATTTTGCTCGACCCAATGCTGGGAAAGGGGGACCCCACAGTCGGTAACCTAAGCCTTTGATTTGGTCTGCCTCATATACTTGTGTATCCTAGCCGTTAAATAAAATGGATGACTACAGTGATGAAGGCGCCAACCAGATGGTAGGATTGTCGAAGGGGATATTTTTAAGCCTGGGGTGCACcaaatgaatgatttggatcaccGGACGATCGGCCCAACATGTGGAGTTCATTGGGCTCAGTAGATGGTCTTGACGATCGGCCCAGTGCAGAGTTATTTGGGCCCAATAAGTGGAGTTTCCCTCGTGAAGGTTCCTTCTAGAAGATCGTGCATGTGCCTTCCTTTTACTATTCTTCTCGAATCAATGTGAAAAATtctattttccaaaaaaaaatcaatgtgaACAAGTCCTTCAAAGAGACTGTAACGGTTCCCACAAGTGGCCCCCATGGttcagttatccagaccattgatctgatggtcccaCACTGGATTGTGAATGTCCCAAACTTAGCCAGTGATCAAAGGGTTAAGATCTTCAAATATGGGAGACGCTTTTCCATTCGCagctcatgggccccactttataGACTTGGGGccggggcctgtttggccggaccgatcccacggtattaggggGTATGGGTTTTAAAAagcatcattattacccatggcaggtaCTGTTCcatgttaccatgggataagcttaatttccttttttgtttgtaatacggtggtacattaaaaggatatacccaccatcatttgaaactattgacaataacacacatgtgatatatctaaaccgttcatttgttttgtaacctcattttatggcatgggcctaaaaatgaggtagatccaaaacttatgtggcccaaagaatttttcaacagtaagtattcaatctccattgctttttatggtggggtccagttgaactttagatctacctgattttttggtccatgctctaaaatgatctcaaaaaatgggtggacggtgtggatatagcccacatatcatggtgtgacctacacaacttgctaacattgagtgatattagctcGGGACCCCATACGATTCCATccagcctacttccaagcttttccactctcctcaaacatggagtggaattggcacaggaccagatgcaattccatcccaccaaagcccatctaatccagccggccaaacaggcccttggtgtGTAAGGATGATGAATCTAGACCGTTTGATTCCTAGTCATTAGGTCATAGTCAATACCAACCGACACAGTTTCAAAGAAAGCAGCATCGGACAACGTCgtcaaacaacaacaacaacaacaacaacaccaccACCATACATAAAAGCATATGGGATAAGAGTAGAAGAAGCCCTTCTCTCGCCTTATGAGAAATCTATGATGAATTGAGGCCCACTTCGAGCTCTAATGGATTGGGGCCACGTGGACGTATCATCTCTCTCCATTTTTGAAGCAAGTGGGGATTCCGAGGGTGGGCATGACCTGATCACTGCAACTGAACACAACATATCCTATGTGGGCATTGTAGCCGCTGATGATGCTGAGTCATGCACTAGTGACTCATCGGATATCTGCGAGTACCAAGTCAATGACGACGGCAACGGTGATGAAGGTGATCATGAAGGTGATGATGATTACGATGGTGGTGATGATCAGTGGACTAATCGGGAAATGGGTTTCGGAGGTGGGGCTGTGGAGGTGGGTCAAGAAGAGGAAGGTGTGGTTGATAGTGGGAGAAGGGTCCCACTGAATGAAATGGAGGATAAGCTGTTTTGGGAGGCATGTTTGGCAATGGGATATCCATGATCACTCCTTTCAGCCTTTTCTCATTAACACCTTCAGCTGCAACAGATTGCATTTGAAATAATTGTATGTGATACTATCACTACTTCTTACTTCTTTCATTGTCTTCTTACAAGGTAtgataacagagagagagagagagagagagagagagagagagagagagagagagagagagagagagagagagagagagagagagagagagagagagagagagagagagctcttgcccaagctcgactcgattccgATTCCGAGGTCGTTTTTGGAACTCGAAAAGTTTTCGAGCATTTGatcttgcccaagctcgactcgattccgattgaacctcaactcgaaccgactcagatcgaatcaactcggtgactcggttattttgatacgGATGCTGCTCGcctagtgtttgatgaaatgactcaacaaagtgttagtaaggaaggaatggatacccggggtgtttgattttgatgctactctccaggtgtttgatgaaatacctgtaaaaatgTTACTACTGTTTTGCATTCTTTGAGAAATTGAAGAAGCATtcaatgtgtttgagaaaatgctacaaaggctcgaactcggctcgatctggcCTGAtctgctgaccaaaccaagctgagctggccagacAAGCTCGAGGATTGATCTGAGCCGAGAtcagctggggttagctactagccgagctgagccgagctatgccaagctcgactcggtttgactcgtgtacaactctcaTACGATTAT
This DNA window, taken from Magnolia sinica isolate HGM2019 chromosome 14, MsV1, whole genome shotgun sequence, encodes the following:
- the LOC131224930 gene encoding uncharacterized protein LOC131224930, whose translation is MDWGHVDVSSLSIFEASGDSEGGHDLITATEHNISYVGIVAADDAESCTSDSSDICEYQVNDDGNGDEGDHEGDDDYDGGDDQWTNREMGFGGGAVEVGQEEEGVVDSGRRVPLNEMEDKLFWEACLAMGYP